The Primulina tabacum isolate GXHZ01 chromosome 7, ASM2559414v2, whole genome shotgun sequence genome includes a window with the following:
- the LOC142552038 gene encoding pentatricopeptide repeat-containing protein At4g13650 isoform X1, with protein sequence MRISRTLPLISIKVHLLLGKGWSLDTHNVHAEILTIAFAKGKKLHAEAFSLCSQKFKNNVALDEVVVANALRACGGTKVSVQYVQQIHAKCVHSGFLASPLVCNSLIDFYLKNEFVDCAFQIFSIMYTRDSGTWVAMISGLSQNCCEVEGILLYNEMRKSGVFPTPYVFSSIISACTKIDSYELGEQLHAIIYKWGFSSELFVCNSLVALYSRCGNLTAAELIFIEMQQKDKVSYNTLISGYSMLGSNERSLQLFEKMLMVSLKPDSVTVACILAACASMGVLHKGMQLHSYAIKAGMCLDVIVEGSLLDLYVKCMDVKAAHKFFSETQSSNVILWNVMLVAYGQLGDLQESFRIYSQMQTAGLQPNEYTYPSIVRTCTSVGALDLGEQVHTQVIKNGFQPNVYACSVLIDMYVKLGELGTAWKIFKRFSKDDVVSWTSMIAGYTQHDMFVEALNVFKEMQELRIKADGIGLASAISACAGIQALNQGRQIHSQSIVSGYLMYLSIGNALICLYARCGRIQEAYTTFQKICNRDNISWNGLISGFSQSGLNEEALKVFCRMIQAGEDANVFTYGSAVSAAANLTNINLGKQIHANIMKTGNSSEAEVCNVLITLYAKCGSLHGAQRMFIETPEKNEVSWNAMITCYSQHGYGGQAIKLFEEMKRLQIMPNHVTYVGVLSACSHIGFVEEGLSYFESMHEQHGLVPKPEHYACVVDILGRAGQLRRARAFVDSMPIQQDAMVWRTLLSACTVHKNTEIGEVAAKHLLELEPEDSASHVLTSNMYAVTGKWEYRDRARQFMKERGVKKEPGRSWVEVKNIFHAFFAGDKLHPLADEIYTYLLDLNEQVAAIGYVQDRNSLWNDLELEQKDPSAHIHSEKLAVAFGLLSLNNNIPLRVMKNLRVCIDCHNWIKLVSKVVNRTITVRDTYRFHHFHNGACSCKDYW encoded by the coding sequence GTAAGAAGTTACATGCTGAAGCTTTTAGCTTATGCTCGCAAAAGTTCAAAAATAATGTCGCTCTGGATGAGGTTGTTGTGGCTAATGCCTTGAGGGCTTGCGGTGGAACTAAAGTTTCTGTTCAGTATGTTCAGCAGATTCATGCTAAATGTGTCCATTCTGGTTTCCTTGCAAGTCCACTCGTTTGTAATTCCCTAATAGATTTTTACTTGAAGAATGAATTTGTAGATTGTGCATTTCAAATTTTCAGCATCATGTACACGAGGGACAGCGGTACTTGGGTTGCCATGATATCAGGCTTGTCCCAAAATTGTTGTGAAGTGGAAGGTATTCTCCTTTACAATGAGATGAGAAAATCTGGAGTCTTCCCTACCCCGTACGTCTTCTCAAGCATTATAAGTGCATGCACTAAAATAGACTCCTATGAACTCGGAGAACAACTTCATGCTATAATTTACAAGTGGGGATTTTCATCAGAACTCTTTGTGTGCAATTCTCTTGTGGCGCTTTATTCTCGATGTGGGAATTTAACAGCCGCTGAACTGATTTTCATTGAAATGCAACAAAAGGATAAGGTTTCGTACAACACTCTGATTTCAGGATATTCTATGCTAGGATCAAATGAGAGATCTCTCCAGTTATTTGAGAAAATGCTGATGGTATCCTTGAAGCCTGATAGCGTTACTGTTGCTTGTATCTTGGCCGCTTGTGCATCAATGGGGGTTCTTCATAAGGGAATGCAACTGCATTCATATGCAATAAAGGCAGGAATGTGTTTGGATGTAATAGTCGAGGGTTCTTTACTGGACTTGTATGTAAAATGCATGGATGTTAAAGCAGCCCATAAATTCTTCTCCGAAACACAATCCAGTAATGTGATCCTCTGGAATGTGATGCTAGTAGCATATGGACAGCTGGGTGATCTCCAAGAGTCATTCCGTATTTATTCGCAAATGCAAACTGCTGGTTTGCAACCTAATGAGTACACCTATCCGAGTATAGTGAGAACCTGTACTTCTGTTGGAGCTCTTGATTTAGGAGAGCAGGTTCACACCCAAGTTATAAAAAATGGATTCCAGCCAAATGTCTATGCATGTAGTGTGCTTATAGATATGTATGTTAAACTTGGAGAATTGGGAACTGCTTGGAAAATATTCAAGCGTTTTAGTAAAGACGATGTTGTTTCTTGGACATCCATGATTGCTGGATATACACAGCATGACATGTTTGTTGAAGCTCTTAATGTTTTTAAGGAGATGCAAGAACTAAGGATTAAAGCAGATGGAATTGGATTAGCGAGTGCAATTAGTGCATGTGCTGGAATTCAAGCTCTCAATCAAGGACGTCAAATTCATAGTCAGTCTATAGTCTCTGGCTACTTAATGTATCTTTCGATTGGTAATGCACTTATATGTCTCTATGCTAGATGCGGTCGTATACAAGAAGCATACACAACATTCCAGAAAATCTGCAATAGAGATAATATTTCGTGGAATGGATTGATATCGGGTTTTTCACAGAGCGGACTGAATGAGGAAGCGCTGAAGGTCTTCTGCCGAATGATTCAAGCTGGAGAGGATGCTAATGTGTTCACCTATGGGTCTGCAGTTAGTGCTGCAGCAAATTTAACAAATATAAATCTAGGCAAGCAAATTCATGCTAATATAATGAAAACTGGTAACAGCTCTGAAGCTGAAGTATGTAATGTGTTGATTACATTATATGCAAAATGTGGAAGCCTACATGGTGCCCAAAGGATGTTCATTGAGACACCTGAGAAAAATGAAGTTTCATGGAATGCTATGATTACGTGCTATTCCCAACATGGATATGGTGGACAAGCCATAAAGCTCTTTGAGGAAATGAAAAGGTTGCAAATCATGCCAAACCATGTAACATATGTAGGTGTTTTGTCAGCTTGTAGTCATATAGGATTTGTAGAGGAGGGGTTGAGCTACTTTGAATCCATGCATGAACAGCATGGGTTGGTACCAAAACCAGAGCATTATGCCTGTGTTGTTGATATTCTTGGGAGGGCTGGCCAATTGCGACGTGCAAGAGCATTTGTGGATTCTATGCCAATTCAACAAGATGCAATGGTCTGGAGAACCCTCTTAAGTGCCTGCACAGTTCACAAGAACACAGAAATTGGCGAAGTTGCAGCAAAGCACCTTTTAGAATTAGAACCTGAAGATTCAGCTTCTCATGTACTCACGTCAAACATGTATGCTGTTACAGGGAAATGGGAGTATCGGGATCGAGCAAGACAATTCATGAAAGAAAGAGGTGTTAAGAAAGAGCCTGGCCGTAGTTGGGTCgaagtaaaaaatatatttcatgcaTTTTTTGCTGGTGATAAACTCCATCCTCTTGCAGATGAGATATACACCTACTTGCTGGATCTGAACGAGCAGGTGGCTGCAATTGGTTATGTACAAGATCGTAACAGCCTATGGAATGATTTGGAATTGGAGCAGAAGGATCCATCAGCACATATTCACAGTGAAAAGTTAGCTGTTGCATTTGGACTTCTAagtttgaataataatattCCCTTGCGTGTGATGAAGAATTTGCGTGTATGTATTGATTGTCACAATTGGATTAAATTAGTGTCAAAGGTTGTCAATAGAACTATCACTGTAAGGGATACATATCGCTTCCATCACTTTCATAATGGTGCCTGTTCGTGTAAAGACTACTGGTAA
- the LOC142552038 gene encoding pentatricopeptide repeat-containing protein At4g13650 isoform X2: MLGSNERSLQLFEKMLMVSLKPDSVTVACILAACASMGVLHKGMQLHSYAIKAGMCLDVIVEGSLLDLYVKCMDVKAAHKFFSETQSSNVILWNVMLVAYGQLGDLQESFRIYSQMQTAGLQPNEYTYPSIVRTCTSVGALDLGEQVHTQVIKNGFQPNVYACSVLIDMYVKLGELGTAWKIFKRFSKDDVVSWTSMIAGYTQHDMFVEALNVFKEMQELRIKADGIGLASAISACAGIQALNQGRQIHSQSIVSGYLMYLSIGNALICLYARCGRIQEAYTTFQKICNRDNISWNGLISGFSQSGLNEEALKVFCRMIQAGEDANVFTYGSAVSAAANLTNINLGKQIHANIMKTGNSSEAEVCNVLITLYAKCGSLHGAQRMFIETPEKNEVSWNAMITCYSQHGYGGQAIKLFEEMKRLQIMPNHVTYVGVLSACSHIGFVEEGLSYFESMHEQHGLVPKPEHYACVVDILGRAGQLRRARAFVDSMPIQQDAMVWRTLLSACTVHKNTEIGEVAAKHLLELEPEDSASHVLTSNMYAVTGKWEYRDRARQFMKERGVKKEPGRSWVEVKNIFHAFFAGDKLHPLADEIYTYLLDLNEQVAAIGYVQDRNSLWNDLELEQKDPSAHIHSEKLAVAFGLLSLNNNIPLRVMKNLRVCIDCHNWIKLVSKVVNRTITVRDTYRFHHFHNGACSCKDYW; the protein is encoded by the coding sequence ATGCTAGGATCAAATGAGAGATCTCTCCAGTTATTTGAGAAAATGCTGATGGTATCCTTGAAGCCTGATAGCGTTACTGTTGCTTGTATCTTGGCCGCTTGTGCATCAATGGGGGTTCTTCATAAGGGAATGCAACTGCATTCATATGCAATAAAGGCAGGAATGTGTTTGGATGTAATAGTCGAGGGTTCTTTACTGGACTTGTATGTAAAATGCATGGATGTTAAAGCAGCCCATAAATTCTTCTCCGAAACACAATCCAGTAATGTGATCCTCTGGAATGTGATGCTAGTAGCATATGGACAGCTGGGTGATCTCCAAGAGTCATTCCGTATTTATTCGCAAATGCAAACTGCTGGTTTGCAACCTAATGAGTACACCTATCCGAGTATAGTGAGAACCTGTACTTCTGTTGGAGCTCTTGATTTAGGAGAGCAGGTTCACACCCAAGTTATAAAAAATGGATTCCAGCCAAATGTCTATGCATGTAGTGTGCTTATAGATATGTATGTTAAACTTGGAGAATTGGGAACTGCTTGGAAAATATTCAAGCGTTTTAGTAAAGACGATGTTGTTTCTTGGACATCCATGATTGCTGGATATACACAGCATGACATGTTTGTTGAAGCTCTTAATGTTTTTAAGGAGATGCAAGAACTAAGGATTAAAGCAGATGGAATTGGATTAGCGAGTGCAATTAGTGCATGTGCTGGAATTCAAGCTCTCAATCAAGGACGTCAAATTCATAGTCAGTCTATAGTCTCTGGCTACTTAATGTATCTTTCGATTGGTAATGCACTTATATGTCTCTATGCTAGATGCGGTCGTATACAAGAAGCATACACAACATTCCAGAAAATCTGCAATAGAGATAATATTTCGTGGAATGGATTGATATCGGGTTTTTCACAGAGCGGACTGAATGAGGAAGCGCTGAAGGTCTTCTGCCGAATGATTCAAGCTGGAGAGGATGCTAATGTGTTCACCTATGGGTCTGCAGTTAGTGCTGCAGCAAATTTAACAAATATAAATCTAGGCAAGCAAATTCATGCTAATATAATGAAAACTGGTAACAGCTCTGAAGCTGAAGTATGTAATGTGTTGATTACATTATATGCAAAATGTGGAAGCCTACATGGTGCCCAAAGGATGTTCATTGAGACACCTGAGAAAAATGAAGTTTCATGGAATGCTATGATTACGTGCTATTCCCAACATGGATATGGTGGACAAGCCATAAAGCTCTTTGAGGAAATGAAAAGGTTGCAAATCATGCCAAACCATGTAACATATGTAGGTGTTTTGTCAGCTTGTAGTCATATAGGATTTGTAGAGGAGGGGTTGAGCTACTTTGAATCCATGCATGAACAGCATGGGTTGGTACCAAAACCAGAGCATTATGCCTGTGTTGTTGATATTCTTGGGAGGGCTGGCCAATTGCGACGTGCAAGAGCATTTGTGGATTCTATGCCAATTCAACAAGATGCAATGGTCTGGAGAACCCTCTTAAGTGCCTGCACAGTTCACAAGAACACAGAAATTGGCGAAGTTGCAGCAAAGCACCTTTTAGAATTAGAACCTGAAGATTCAGCTTCTCATGTACTCACGTCAAACATGTATGCTGTTACAGGGAAATGGGAGTATCGGGATCGAGCAAGACAATTCATGAAAGAAAGAGGTGTTAAGAAAGAGCCTGGCCGTAGTTGGGTCgaagtaaaaaatatatttcatgcaTTTTTTGCTGGTGATAAACTCCATCCTCTTGCAGATGAGATATACACCTACTTGCTGGATCTGAACGAGCAGGTGGCTGCAATTGGTTATGTACAAGATCGTAACAGCCTATGGAATGATTTGGAATTGGAGCAGAAGGATCCATCAGCACATATTCACAGTGAAAAGTTAGCTGTTGCATTTGGACTTCTAagtttgaataataatattCCCTTGCGTGTGATGAAGAATTTGCGTGTATGTATTGATTGTCACAATTGGATTAAATTAGTGTCAAAGGTTGTCAATAGAACTATCACTGTAAGGGATACATATCGCTTCCATCACTTTCATAATGGTGCCTGTTCGTGTAAAGACTACTGGTAA
- the LOC142552041 gene encoding pentatricopeptide repeat-containing protein At5g27110: protein MNTATIEILFSLLNSCSHTRSLKKIQTVHQKIISSGLQKNLALCKNLINLYISCRAYKSANSVFLSIENPLDITLWNGLLAAYTKNFMYTEALTLYENLLQFPYLKPDSYTYPSVLKACGGLRRVDFGERIHADLTKSGLLSDVVISSSLIAVYAKCGLFGAAVKLFDEMPERDLACWNNVISCYYQSGQSEKSLEYFERMRSLGYKPDSVSFTTAISSCARLLDLEKGESIHEELVRSGVALDAYVSAALVDMYGKCGCLEKAREVFNEIPNKSLVSWNTMIGGYSQVGDSFSCIKLLVRMNQEKLMPNSTTLSSLVMSCAKSAHLLHGKFIHGYILRKNVECDVFIRSSLVDLYFKCGCITLAEKVFTMMPKTNIVSWNVMISGYVSAGCYFEALNIYNNMREARISPDAITFTSTLSACSQVYALERGKDLHKYIIESKLDSNVILMGAVLDMYAKCGAVEEALGVFNQLSRRDLVSWTSMIVAYGSHGRSFEALKLFEEMLQSSIQPDRVTFLAVISACSHAGLVDKGRHFFNLMINDYGIQPTSAEYSCLMDLLGRAGRLHEAYELLENAPTMKEDVELLSTLFAACHLHGDINLGEKIASSLIEKDPDDISTYVVLEKMYAATKNWNEARKIRLKMKEVGLRKNPGCSWIEVDREIRSFLAEDNTSPGAESVFDCLSLMYSHMEKDENVNQAAL from the coding sequence ATGAACACTGCCACCATAGAAATATTATTCTCTCTGCTAAACTCTTGCAGTCACACAAGATcattgaaaaaaattcaaacagtTCACCAGAAAATAATTTCTTCAGGTTTGCAAAAGAACTTAGCTTTATGTAAAAACCTCATTAATCTTTACATCTCATGCAGAGCATATAAATCAGCAAATTCAGTTTTTCTGAGCATAGAAAACCCGTTAGATATTACGTTATGGAATGGATTATTGGCAGCGTATACGAAGAATTTCATGTATACAGAGGCACTTACGTTGTACGAAAATTTGCTTCAGTTCCCTTATTTGAAACCAGATAGTTACACATACCCAAGCGTGTTGAAGGCTTGTGGTGGATTGAGGAGAGTTGATTTCGGGGAAAGGATTCATGCAGATTTGACAAAATCTGGCCTTTTATCAGATGTTGTCATTTCTAGCTCTTTGATTGCTGTGTACGCCAAGTGTGGTTTGTTTGGAGCAGCTGTGAAGTTATTTGATGAAATGCCCGAAAGGGATTTGGCTTGTTGGAATAATGTGATTTCATGTTACTATCAAAGTGGGCAGTCTGAAAAGTCTTTGGAGTACTTTGAAAGGATGAGGAGTTTGGGGTATAAACCCGATTCAGTGTCTTTTACAACAGCCATATCTTCATGTGCTAGGCTTTTGGATTTGGAAAAGGGGGAAAGCATTCATGAAGAACTGGTGAGGAGTGGGGTTGCATTGGATGCTTATGTGAGCGCTGCCCTTGTGGATATGTATGGTAAATGTGGATGCTTAGAGAAGGCTAGAGAAGTTTTCAATGAAATTCCAAACAAGAGCTTGGTTTCATGGAATACAATGATTGGAGGTTATAGTCAGGTTGGGGATAGTTTTTCATGCATTAAACTTCTAGTGAGGATGAACCAAGAAAAACTTATGCCGAATTCGACAACTCTAAGCAGTCTGGTAATGTCTTGTGCTAAATCGGCCCATCTCCTTCACGGAAAATTTATCCATGGCTACATATTAAGAAAAAATGTGGAATGTGACGTCTTCATCAGAAGCTCATTAGTTGATCTGTACTTCAAGTGTGGATGCATCACGCTTGCTGAGAAAGTATTTACCATGATGCCTAAAACAAATATTGTTTCTTGGAATGTAATGATTTCTGGATATGTATCAGCAGGCTGTTACTTTGAAGCGCTGAATATATACAATAACATGAGGGAAGCAAGAATAAGCCCTGATGCGATAACATTCACTAGTACTCTTTCAGCTTGTTCACAAGTATATGCACTAGAACGGGGCAAAGATTTACACAAGTATATCATTGAGAGTAAGCTTGATTCGAATGTTATATTGATGGGCGCTGTTCTTGATATGTATGCCAAGTGTGGTGCTGTGGAAGAAGCTCTAGGAGTGTTTAATCAGTTATCTAGAAGAGATTTAGTGTCATGGACTTCGATGATAGTTGCTTATGGTTCTCATGGTCGATCATTCGAAGCTTTGAAACTTTTTGAGGAAATGTTACAATCTAGTATACAGCCAGACAGAGTCACCTTTCTTGCAGTGATTTCTGCTTGCAGTCATGCAGGTTTAGTTGACAAGGGACGACATTTTTTTAACTTGATGATTAATGATTATGGTATCCAGCCTACATCTGCTGAATACTCTTGTCTTATGGATCTCCTAGGACGTGCTGGCAGGCTACATGAAGCTTATGAGCTGCTAGAGAATGCACCTACCATGAAAGAGGATGTCGAGTTGTTAAGCACACTATTTGCTGCTTGTCATTTGCATGGGGATATAAACTTAGGGGAGAAAATTGCAAGTTCCCTTATTGAGAAGGATCCAGACGATATATCGACTTATGTGGTTCTAGAGAAGATGTATGCTGCAACCAAAAATTGGAATGAAGCTCGCAAGATTAGATTGAAAATGAAAGAAGTCGGGTTGAGAAAGAATCCAGGGTGTAGCTGGATTGAAGTTGATAGGGAAATCCGGTCATTTTTAGCCGAGGACAACACATCCCCCGGTGCTGAGTCTGTTTTTGACTGTTTAAGTTTGATGTATAGTCACATGGAGAAGGATGAAAATGTCAATCAAGCAGCTCTGTAA
- the LOC142552042 gene encoding SNF1-related protein kinase catalytic subunit alpha KIN10-like isoform X1, with product MVSESTRTLLDGEHNSSLRLIKYIIQSLLLFYAHYYYFVNTFNTNKQTNKKKNITIACDFVQVSPKMDGGSFGRRGKSSRNVLPRYKLGKTLGIGAFGKVKLAVHTLTGLKVAIKILDRQSIDNSEAEKVRKEINIMRQLFHPHVVRLFEVIDTPTKVYVVMEYMNSGELFYYITEHGRLEEDEARHFFQQIISGVEYCHHHMIVHRDLKPENLILDSKHNVKIADFGFGNVMRDGHFLKTSCGSPNYAAPELICRQLYAGPEVDVWSCGVILYALLCGRLPFDDDNIPGLYAKIKSGVYPVGNLLSESAQDLISRILVVDPMKRISIPEIRRHPWFMIRLPPYIANPSPDYLNQTEKVDIDVVKDMVRKGFDIREVIGSLQNHLQNEATVTYTMLLHSRPLVQVTNHIQNQESLSTDNLQKYSESDSHGQSNWTLGLKSQASPGETMVEVLNVFHRLNVKWKRIGSYNMKCLWSPPPSRCSVSASRGICIGSGDAVKFEIQLYKASGELYVLDLQQLKGPPFLFLEVCAAFRALVM from the exons ATGGTGTCCGAATCAACTCGCACTTTACTTGACGGAGAACACAACTCGAGTCTTCGTTTAATCAAATATATAATTCAATCTCTGCTGCTATTTTACGCTCACTATTATTACTTTGTAAATACATTTAATAcgaacaaacaaacaaacaaaaaaaaaaacatcactATAGCATGTGATTTTGTTCAAGTGAG TCCTAAGATGGATGGAGGAAGTTTCGGAAGGCGTGGCAAATCGAGCCGAAACGTTCTACCACGTTACAAGCTCGGAAAGACTCTTGGTATTGGCGCTTTTGGTAAAGTAAAATTAGCAGTACATACTTTAACAGGGCTTAAAGTTGCCATAAAGATTCTTGATCGCCAATCAATTGATAATTCTGAAGCAGAAAAAG TCAGGAAAGAAATCAACATTATGAGACAACTCTTTCATCCTCACGTAGTTCGACTTTTCGAGGTGATAGATACACCGACAAAGGTTTATGTGGTGATGGAGTACATGAACTCCGGTGAACTGTTTTACTATATCACAGAACATGGTAGACTAGAAGAGGACGAGGCTCGCCACTTTTTCCAACAG ATCATTTCAGGAGTCGAGTACTGTCATCATCACATGATTGTGCATCGTGATCTGAAGCCTGAAAATCTAATCCTTGATTCGAAACATAATGTCAAGATCGCTGATTTTGGTTTTGGAAACGTTATGCGTGATGgacattttcttaaaacatcCTGCGGAAGCCCAAATTATGCAGCTCCGGAG CTCATATGTAGGCAACTATATGCCGGTCCAGAGGTGGATGTGTGGAGTTGTGGGGTTATTTTATACGCCCTTCTTTGTGGGAGGCTCCCTTTTGATGATGATAATATTCCTGGCCTATATGCTAAGATAAAG AGTGGAGTATACCCTGTTGGGAATCTCTTGTCCGAGAGTGCTCAGGATTTGATTTCAAGAATACTAGTCGTTGATCCTATGAAGCGCATATCTATCCCTGAAATACGTAGGCACCCATGGTTTATGATACGTCTTCCCCCATATATCGCGAATCCATCACCAGATTATTTAAACCAAACAGAAAAG GTCGATATAGATGTTGTGAAAGATATGGTTCGAAAGGGATTTGATATTCGAGAAGTCATTGGATCGCTTCAGAATCATCTGCAGAACGAG GCCACGGTTACATACACTATGTTGCTGCATAGCCGCCCTCTGGTTCAAGTCACTAACCATATTCAAAACCAAGAAAGTTTGAGCACGGATAATCTTCAGAAATATTCAGAATCAGATTCGCATGGACAAAGTAATTGGACTCTTGGGTTGAAG TCACAGGCGAGTCCAGGAGAAACAATGGTAGAAGTTCTAAATGTTTTCCATCGGTTGAATGTGAAATGGAAGAGAATTGGAAGCTATAATATGAAGTGCTTGTGGTCACCACCTCCTTCAAGGTGTTCGGTATCTGCCAGTAGAGGAATTTGTATTGGATCTGGAGATGCTGTCAAGTTCGAAATTCAG
- the LOC142552042 gene encoding SNF1-related protein kinase catalytic subunit alpha KIN10-like isoform X2, translating to MDGGSFGRRGKSSRNVLPRYKLGKTLGIGAFGKVKLAVHTLTGLKVAIKILDRQSIDNSEAEKVRKEINIMRQLFHPHVVRLFEVIDTPTKVYVVMEYMNSGELFYYITEHGRLEEDEARHFFQQIISGVEYCHHHMIVHRDLKPENLILDSKHNVKIADFGFGNVMRDGHFLKTSCGSPNYAAPELICRQLYAGPEVDVWSCGVILYALLCGRLPFDDDNIPGLYAKIKSGVYPVGNLLSESAQDLISRILVVDPMKRISIPEIRRHPWFMIRLPPYIANPSPDYLNQTEKVDIDVVKDMVRKGFDIREVIGSLQNHLQNEATVTYTMLLHSRPLVQVTNHIQNQESLSTDNLQKYSESDSHGQSNWTLGLKSQASPGETMVEVLNVFHRLNVKWKRIGSYNMKCLWSPPPSRCSVSASRGICIGSGDAVKFEIQLYKASGELYVLDLQQLKGPPFLFLEVCAAFRALVM from the exons ATGGATGGAGGAAGTTTCGGAAGGCGTGGCAAATCGAGCCGAAACGTTCTACCACGTTACAAGCTCGGAAAGACTCTTGGTATTGGCGCTTTTGGTAAAGTAAAATTAGCAGTACATACTTTAACAGGGCTTAAAGTTGCCATAAAGATTCTTGATCGCCAATCAATTGATAATTCTGAAGCAGAAAAAG TCAGGAAAGAAATCAACATTATGAGACAACTCTTTCATCCTCACGTAGTTCGACTTTTCGAGGTGATAGATACACCGACAAAGGTTTATGTGGTGATGGAGTACATGAACTCCGGTGAACTGTTTTACTATATCACAGAACATGGTAGACTAGAAGAGGACGAGGCTCGCCACTTTTTCCAACAG ATCATTTCAGGAGTCGAGTACTGTCATCATCACATGATTGTGCATCGTGATCTGAAGCCTGAAAATCTAATCCTTGATTCGAAACATAATGTCAAGATCGCTGATTTTGGTTTTGGAAACGTTATGCGTGATGgacattttcttaaaacatcCTGCGGAAGCCCAAATTATGCAGCTCCGGAG CTCATATGTAGGCAACTATATGCCGGTCCAGAGGTGGATGTGTGGAGTTGTGGGGTTATTTTATACGCCCTTCTTTGTGGGAGGCTCCCTTTTGATGATGATAATATTCCTGGCCTATATGCTAAGATAAAG AGTGGAGTATACCCTGTTGGGAATCTCTTGTCCGAGAGTGCTCAGGATTTGATTTCAAGAATACTAGTCGTTGATCCTATGAAGCGCATATCTATCCCTGAAATACGTAGGCACCCATGGTTTATGATACGTCTTCCCCCATATATCGCGAATCCATCACCAGATTATTTAAACCAAACAGAAAAG GTCGATATAGATGTTGTGAAAGATATGGTTCGAAAGGGATTTGATATTCGAGAAGTCATTGGATCGCTTCAGAATCATCTGCAGAACGAG GCCACGGTTACATACACTATGTTGCTGCATAGCCGCCCTCTGGTTCAAGTCACTAACCATATTCAAAACCAAGAAAGTTTGAGCACGGATAATCTTCAGAAATATTCAGAATCAGATTCGCATGGACAAAGTAATTGGACTCTTGGGTTGAAG TCACAGGCGAGTCCAGGAGAAACAATGGTAGAAGTTCTAAATGTTTTCCATCGGTTGAATGTGAAATGGAAGAGAATTGGAAGCTATAATATGAAGTGCTTGTGGTCACCACCTCCTTCAAGGTGTTCGGTATCTGCCAGTAGAGGAATTTGTATTGGATCTGGAGATGCTGTCAAGTTCGAAATTCAG